The Pseudomonadota bacterium genome contains a region encoding:
- a CDS encoding TonB-dependent receptor, with translation MKKSILLATAVVLAMQSNAGAEEVKKELDEVSVTATRIERKTAEVPASIAVISEEQINDTKMFNVKEALTGTPGVLIETTNQGYDSRLIIRGAGLKAAYGVREIMVLRDGVPVTDPDGMTRLDMVDTQNIERIEVVKGPNSTLWGANASGGVINIITKNPLERKGGTIKLGAGDFDTYNLHASYTDDISEKLYYSASLSRRETSNSWRRWNEFETTQLSVQPYVVLDDGSTWENNISYSKADLQLSGSLDEAMFQEYLQTGEANQTTGQWQYSGRYSDSYFVSSKVTKELGDLEFIPLVYVNYWEHHHPVTGRINDAETWTMGTDFQFNYKHKVASEAATMTVGITVRFDDQKTEYYKYADIALGVDPPGPSPAPIDHVLSDAVGDHMETQTREALLYGLYVQESFSPVKKTVVDVGARVDVIDFKIISNADWEYNWGTKNYGIPSVPYTETNKSYTAFSPRIGANYELTEQFHTFISASTGVNTPSESEINDNPNLEMVETQSYELGLKGRGGNWTFDSSVYYSPVKNEVVKVAQSDHTDYVNAGKTLKKGFEFAGSYTLLDSLNIGTSYTYSDYTFEEFNEPTGSYVFPIGMVYQDNFRNGNRLPYIPVHQYSLFASYKHQTGFKAKIQSHTWGSYYMDNANTEKYEGYDFVTNLMLGYETSRYDFSVNIDNLFDDQYAVEVTKDLALVKSYKPGAPRTIMARVNLKF, from the coding sequence TTGAAAAAGAGCATATTACTCGCAACTGCAGTTGTTCTTGCCATGCAATCAAATGCCGGTGCTGAAGAAGTGAAAAAAGAACTTGACGAGGTAAGTGTCACCGCAACCAGAATCGAAAGAAAGACTGCCGAAGTCCCGGCGTCAATTGCAGTGATTTCCGAAGAGCAGATTAACGATACCAAGATGTTCAATGTTAAGGAAGCCCTCACCGGCACTCCTGGAGTGTTAATCGAGACGACCAATCAGGGATATGACTCGCGACTGATTATTCGCGGCGCTGGTCTTAAAGCTGCTTATGGAGTTCGCGAGATCATGGTGCTCCGCGATGGAGTTCCGGTGACCGACCCGGATGGCATGACCCGCCTTGATATGGTCGACACGCAGAACATCGAGCGCATCGAAGTGGTTAAGGGGCCGAACTCAACATTGTGGGGCGCCAATGCATCCGGAGGAGTCATAAACATCATCACAAAAAATCCGCTGGAAAGAAAAGGCGGCACCATAAAACTCGGAGCAGGAGATTTCGATACTTATAATCTGCATGCTTCCTATACCGATGACATATCGGAAAAACTCTATTACAGCGCCAGTCTTTCCAGGCGAGAGACCAGTAACTCATGGCGACGCTGGAATGAATTCGAAACCACCCAGTTGAGCGTCCAACCGTATGTGGTTCTGGATGACGGGTCAACCTGGGAGAATAATATCAGCTACTCCAAGGCTGATCTGCAGTTGTCCGGATCCCTTGACGAAGCCATGTTCCAAGAATACCTGCAAACCGGAGAAGCTAATCAAACAACAGGACAGTGGCAGTATTCGGGGCGCTATTCCGATTCGTATTTTGTAAGTTCGAAAGTCACCAAGGAATTGGGAGATTTGGAATTTATCCCTCTCGTCTATGTCAATTACTGGGAACACCATCACCCGGTAACCGGCAGGATCAACGATGCCGAAACCTGGACCATGGGAACTGATTTCCAGTTCAATTACAAGCATAAGGTTGCTAGCGAAGCAGCCACAATGACTGTTGGTATTACGGTCAGATTTGATGACCAGAAAACCGAGTACTATAAATATGCTGACATTGCATTAGGGGTAGATCCTCCGGGTCCAAGTCCGGCCCCGATAGATCATGTATTGTCTGATGCTGTGGGAGATCATATGGAAACACAGACCCGGGAAGCGCTTCTTTACGGGCTTTATGTACAGGAATCCTTTTCCCCCGTTAAAAAAACCGTGGTTGATGTCGGCGCACGAGTTGATGTGATTGATTTCAAAATTATCAGTAATGCGGATTGGGAATACAATTGGGGAACGAAAAATTATGGTATTCCAAGTGTACCGTATACTGAAACGAATAAGAGCTATACCGCATTCAGCCCGAGAATCGGTGCCAACTACGAGCTGACCGAGCAATTTCATACTTTCATAAGTGCATCAACCGGGGTCAATACACCCAGTGAGAGCGAAATAAACGACAACCCGAACCTGGAAATGGTGGAAACCCAAAGTTACGAACTGGGGCTTAAAGGGCGAGGGGGAAATTGGACCTTTGATTCCTCGGTATACTATTCACCAGTAAAAAATGAGGTTGTCAAGGTTGCCCAATCTGACCATACCGACTATGTCAATGCCGGAAAAACCCTGAAAAAGGGTTTTGAGTTTGCCGGTTCCTACACTCTTCTTGATAGTCTAAACATAGGTACCAGCTATACCTATTCCGACTACACTTTTGAAGAATTTAATGAACCGACTGGTTCTTACGTTTTTCCAATAGGGATGGTCTATCAGGATAATTTCAGAAACGGTAATCGATTGCCGTATATACCGGTACATCAATATTCCCTTTTTGCTTCCTACAAGCATCAGACCGGTTTCAAGGCGAAAATTCAATCGCATACCTGGGGTTCCTATTACATGGACAATGCCAATACAGAGAAGTACGAAGGGTATGATTTTGTGACCAACCTAATGCTGGGTTACGAAACCTCCAGATACGATTTCAGCGTCAATATTGATAACCTTTTTGATGATCAGTATGCCGTTGAGGTAACCAAGGATCTTGCCCTTGTAAAAAGCTACAAGCCTGGTGCACCGAGAACCATCATGGCCCGTGTGAATCTGAAATTTTAA
- a CDS encoding DUF4198 domain-containing protein yields MKAFIKTLTIASFLLILPLVSMASISKDELWFSAMPKMTHESGHDTNRPAGKKSGGRPGGADTGHSAHESEHRPKPERTYWLNSCGITEDAKAFLLRPEGEVLPVPIKREEHEVSVKVKTPFGEGPAHGANNVYLADQFVDGKTLYANSAKWLTIHHNCGWGHEHKFNKKRLLPQSYSIIPLEIVVDNLWDSNFHSTVMSGDTISLQVLSFGKPAAKATVTIESDRGWKKQITTDEQGRASFQMVRDYYPDAWNLFNRSKPGKFKLSALYSGNIRGEYNGQSYENAKMTSTFTWRYYPARNEYVSYTYGLIAAFLALTFSGLGVYIYRERRKKPYKEITLKE; encoded by the coding sequence ATGAAGGCCTTCATTAAAACACTTACGATTGCCTCATTCTTGCTGATTCTACCTCTGGTCTCAATGGCATCAATCAGCAAGGATGAACTCTGGTTCTCCGCCATGCCCAAAATGACGCATGAATCAGGGCATGACACGAATCGGCCTGCCGGGAAAAAATCCGGCGGTCGACCCGGGGGAGCTGATACCGGGCATTCCGCTCATGAGTCGGAGCATCGTCCCAAGCCGGAAAGGACTTACTGGCTCAACTCCTGCGGCATAACAGAAGATGCAAAGGCGTTTCTGCTCAGGCCGGAAGGAGAGGTTCTCCCGGTGCCGATTAAACGAGAGGAACATGAGGTAAGTGTTAAGGTGAAAACCCCTTTTGGCGAAGGGCCTGCCCACGGCGCAAATAATGTCTATCTGGCAGATCAGTTTGTTGACGGAAAAACCCTCTATGCAAATTCTGCCAAATGGCTGACCATTCATCATAATTGCGGCTGGGGCCATGAGCATAAATTCAACAAGAAGCGTTTGCTCCCGCAGTCTTATTCTATAATCCCTCTGGAGATTGTTGTAGATAATCTCTGGGACTCAAACTTCCATTCCACCGTCATGTCCGGGGACACCATCTCGCTACAGGTACTATCCTTTGGAAAACCTGCTGCGAAAGCAACTGTGACAATTGAATCCGATCGGGGCTGGAAAAAACAGATCACCACCGATGAGCAGGGCAGGGCAAGTTTTCAGATGGTCAGGGATTATTATCCTGATGCCTGGAATTTGTTTAATAGAAGTAAACCGGGAAAATTTAAATTGTCCGCCCTTTATTCCGGAAACATACGGGGTGAATATAATGGCCAATCCTATGAAAATGCAAAAATGACCTCGACATTTACCTGGCGCTATTACCCGGCAAGGAATGAATACGTCTCCTACACTTATGGACTCATCGCAGCCTTTCTTGCTCTGACGTTCAGCGGATTAGGTGTCTACATCTATCGCGAGAGACGTAAAAAACCGTATAAAGAGATAACGCTCAAAGAATGA
- a CDS encoding 4Fe-4S binding protein, translating into MNKFRKWINNTDINRFRFWFQLASFILLIYGGLLAINIGDRLPTFACVFDNLRGGSCYLMGFQHQTNIPFKQIFSGRGIGLFIGLATFIGFFLLFNKAWCGFACPLGALQDWITMIRKKMNIRYSVYSKPEFARLKTIKYFLLALLILIPLGMSNSVFGLPKLSHDFAIPFCMICPGRTLLPVFTGDFSQLAIDFSSKTKLVFTALGMAITGLFLSGSFFKKRFFCLFCPMSAFHYIFHKAAVLRLSKDGEKCTQCGNCYRVCDVGIRDIAEDIVSRNIVKDDCMMCFKCVAACPEENCLSVNLYGIPVYDSTAEGFFERMSRRNK; encoded by the coding sequence ATGAATAAGTTTCGTAAATGGATCAACAATACAGATATCAACCGGTTCCGTTTCTGGTTCCAGTTGGCAAGTTTTATTCTGCTCATTTATGGAGGATTGCTGGCAATCAATATCGGCGACCGATTGCCGACCTTTGCCTGTGTGTTTGATAATCTTCGGGGCGGCTCCTGCTATCTCATGGGATTTCAGCATCAGACCAATATCCCTTTCAAGCAGATTTTCTCAGGCAGAGGCATAGGCCTGTTTATCGGGCTTGCCACCTTTATCGGTTTTTTTCTGTTATTCAACAAGGCCTGGTGCGGTTTTGCCTGTCCTTTGGGCGCGTTGCAGGACTGGATCACCATGATCCGCAAAAAAATGAACATCCGCTACAGCGTCTATTCGAAACCGGAATTTGCCAGGCTGAAAACGATCAAATACTTCCTGCTCGCCCTGCTGATTCTGATTCCGCTGGGCATGAGCAATTCGGTCTTCGGTCTGCCAAAGCTCAGCCATGATTTTGCCATACCGTTCTGCATGATCTGCCCCGGCCGCACGCTTCTGCCGGTTTTTACCGGTGATTTTTCACAACTGGCCATTGATTTCAGCTCAAAAACCAAGCTGGTTTTTACGGCGCTGGGCATGGCGATAACCGGATTATTCTTAAGTGGTTCATTTTTCAAGAAACGCTTTTTCTGTCTTTTCTGCCCGATGAGCGCCTTTCATTACATTTTCCATAAGGCCGCAGTGCTGCGACTGAGCAAGGATGGCGAAAAATGTACGCAATGCGGCAACTGCTACCGGGTCTGCGATGTGGGAATCCGCGATATTGCAGAAGACATTGTAAGCAGAAATATTGTCAAGGATGATTGCATGATGTGCTTTAAATGTGTTGCTGCCTGTCCCGAGGAAAACTGTCTCAGTGTGAACCTTTATGGGATCCCGGTTTACGATTCCACCGCAGAAGGATTTTTTGAACGGATGTCCAGGAGGAATAAATGA